TACATTGAGATTTTGATGAATTATCAGTAGCACAATAGTTCACTgactgaaagttgaaaatctaatGATTTCTttcggggtttttttttttttacagcttctagctctgataaatgctgtaatttatttatttatttatttttttacaaacattCTTTACGCAAACATGTCTTTCTGACTTACTGGTGACTTTTGGGGTTCACAGGGTTAAATATGAGTTTAGTTTGACTTTAAAAAGTCTTCAACCAAAGGCCACTTTCTTGTTTTCTTACATAATAGTATTCTAGTAATAATACTATTCTAGTAATAATACTGATTTTACTAATACCATTATTGGAAattttgtaaatgaaacatGCAGAATAACTTGATTTTGATAGAAAATCTTGATTTTAGCTCAGATTTGTTGAATTTCTTGCAACAGAAAAGCAGATTgtagatgagtagttcaaggaccgttggaaagttgaaaatccaccaaatattgctgttgttagtcttcagctctgacaaatggtgtaaatttggagattttttaaaaaattcttgtCTTCCAAACTGGCCGGTGAATTCTGGGGTTCAGAgagataaatataaatttacttcgacattaaaaaatgttaaatcaaaAGACATTTTCTAGTTTTCTTGCATAACAGTTTCACCTTATTAGCATTATTAGTGATAATATTGACATTGTTAATACCATTATTGGAAATTTTGGGAAATGGAACATGTAGAATAACttcattttgatgaaaaaaaatcacaattttaagctcagatttgttaAATTTCTTATGACAGAAGGGCAGGTTgtagatgagtagttcaaggactgttggaaagttgaaaatctaccaaatagttttgttgttgcagtttctggctctgataaatgctgtcattttagtgatttttttttaaacagacatCACCCCCTGGCAGAAGATCAATAATATTCCTCCTGATGACTGAGATTCTGCGTCTCTAACGgtgagttttctgtttgttcacaGATATTTGATCTGTTTGTAACAAACTGTCACACCTTGCATCCTCAGCAGCACCACATTCTGTGTAGGTGTACGTTTCTGTAAACAATCACAGCGTCCCAAACCACGCTGGATCTGATCAGAGAGGCTCCTAATGTTTATTTAAATCCTTGAAGCGGAGGTATTAAGGTTCTGTTTCTGTGCTCTCTCACCTTTCCAGTGCGCTGTAGGCTCCAGTGGCAGAACCGGGGTTGATGTAAAACTTGTTTTCGTTCTCGAACGCCTCGAACTTGTGCGTGTGTCCGGAGATGAGGATGTCGACGTCCAGCTGCCTCTGGAGCAGCGCCAGGCTGGCCATGTCGCCCCACGGGATCACCTGGTGGCCGTGGATCAGGCCGATCTTAAACTGGCCCACCGTCACCACCTTCTGCTCCGGGTAGTTCAGGTTCTGGTGGAAGGTGCAACAGAAAACACGGGAAAGGAGGTTTTTATTTGACAGTTCTggtttgacatttatttttgttgaaccAGCTGAGATTTCATTATAAAAAATACCCCGAAATTAGTCTATATTACTGCTGTTTCCAATTTAAAGATTGCATGTctttaaattaacaaaaatctcaaatattcacatttttttaggATATATATAttgtcagaataaaaaaaaaacttacattaAACTCACATCAGCataagaaactgtaaaaaaatgttaaacattaatattattttccCAGTTTTTCTGACTACATTTTATAACCGGACAGTCATAACCACTAAATATTCATAATTCAATGATTTTAACCATTTCTAAAGGAAATTCTGCCTCAGTGGGACCGCtcctaaaaactgaaaacaaggtGGTTAAAATTCAACACGTGCTGAGGGCGCAATTAGGATTTAATTACAGAGCACTTAGTGTTCAGTATCGGCAGGAGATCCACTTCAGATTAAATATTCGGACACATAAATTACAGCCTTTGTAGTCCGTCTGCAGCCTTTGAAGCTCTAATGGGACACTCTGtgaattaacatttttatgaaCCTTCTTTGCACTATTTTGTATCACTTTACCTTTCAAAACAAATGCTTAACGGGAAAGACATGACACTGCGACCTAGTAACAACTtcatttagcaaaaataaatggATATTTGATGGAAAAAACTGTTTATGATACCACTTCatgcatcaaaatgaaggaACTGACTACACTCTTTGACCTTACAAATCTTGTTTGTCTCTTGCATTTAAAGCACCACGTCTTGTTGTTTGatggtattatgggatgtaacGAGCATGACGCTGCCTCGGTTGAACAGCCTCTGGGTTCTTTTGTCACACAGACCTCATCGAAGTCTCCTCGGACTATGTGGACGTCTCCAGCGAGGGTCTTCAGGTAGTCATAGCTCTCCTTGGTGCAGAGGTTTCCGGTGCAGAGGATGTGCTGGATCTTCCCCGGGACCAGCAGCTTCTTGAACTTGGCCGGCAGCGTGTTGCAGCGGTGGGGGATGTGCAGGTCACCTAACACCAGGACCAACTGAGACAACAGACGGGTCAGAACCACGGCGACAAGCCGAGGAGTTCGGTCACGGTCGAGTAGTCTTCAGGTTAGGAAGGTTCAGAAAGCAGTGAAGGGACTCGGATGCATCTAAAGCTTGTTTTAGACGCCAGATATGAAGCGTTTCTGATTCATTAAACTTAAAATAAACCAACCACAGTACCAGAGACACCAGATTTGTTTTACACGCAAGACTGGACAGAACATCCACTTAAAATCTAAACTAATAGCAAGTTTATCAAACTGTccaattaaccctcgtgtcgccctgcgggtcaaattgacccgttttaaagtttgaaaacgtgggggaaaaaaaacattttcacagtgagacttctgatgtccacattttcaacattttggggaaatctttgaacattttttggaggaaaaaagaaatgctaaaaatgtttctttatgtgaagaacattcacataaaaatcaaccaaaatgcagcgaaattctctggattttggttgatttttatgtgaatgttcttcaagaaaatattagaagttttactgatacatatgtaatcactttagacatttttaggattttttttagaagagttttattaatttttttgaaaatatttacaagaattttcttgccaattttttttttaataaaaattttaagggaaacttttcagaaatttggggaatttttttgctgaatttttgatttttttccagacaaggaaacaatattttttggtgcctgtaaatgaagacaacaggagggttaactgaCAGCCTTGTTAATATGTGATAGCCTAAACACTCAAAAGTTTCTCCTTGTGCGACAAGAAATCTAACTTTATCAACAgttaaatcaaaataaataccGACTAACCGCTATGTCATTAATGAATTAACTGTAGCTGATAAACTGACCTGCTGTTAGATTCATCCTGTCGGGGATAATTCATGAAAAGTAATCAATAAATTCAGTAATTAGAGAAGTTAACAGAGTTGTGCAATGAGCGTATATGAAGCAACTCTTTATCTTTTTGGATCCTGCTACTGTCTGATGTTGCAGATATTTAAgaaactcagaggaaataatCCTAAACAAccagaagcaacaaactaaacttgaGCTCCTGTTACTCAAAACCCAGATTACAATTATAATTAATAAGTTAAACAATTACAGAAGGTACCACTGCTGTGCAACAAGTGTAAATGAAGTAACTCTCTATATTTTTGATGCGACAACTATTTAATACATTCAGAGGAAATAATCCTaaactggaagcaacaaactaaacttcatcTGCTGTTAATTAAAACCTGAATAACATTTATTTCTGGTGAGTATCATTAATCTGACCGGTTACAGATCGTCTTTATTgctgtaaagttttatttttatgcccATTTCAGCcaataacagacaaaaaattcaaaggtgttttttttatttttttatttgggcAGCAACTTATGTCCTCTTTGATCTCTGCACTGTTTTGGGAccaatattggtgctgaaatgcgGAAAAATCTCTCTAGATCATTTCATAAAACTGACCTAATACGATTGCCGTCATGACTTATACAGTTTTGGATGTTCAGCCAGAGATGAAGGCGACATGTTTAGATGCCTTTAGATTAAAAGAAAGGGGCTTTAGTAGCAGTTATGATGCTaagaaaagctgctttaaatgcttctttttttatcttctttagCCAGATGGACTTTGAAGTACCAAGATTCAAAGCGAAGCATCGTGTACAGTAACGACATCCACCGTCGTAGTGTAAGTACAGTCGGATTCTCTGAGCACTGTGGTTGTCTTTTCCTGAGTCTTCACAAATTCTCCCTCTTTTCCTTGAGCTCATGAGGTTTAAGGTCGAGGAAAAGTTTTCAGGGAAGAAATTTTCTTGTGTTTGACTATTCGACCGCAACCCATGAGCTGCTGCATCTAGAAACTGAAAAAGTCAGCGGGCCGAGGACAGAGCCCAGCGGGACGCCGCCAGTTGATTCAGCAGCAGAGAACAATGCAATCAGACTCCACCGTAAAAACACCAAACTCCTCAGTTAGTGACTGTTAAATAGTTTGGTACTGTCTTCAAAACAGGCCACATGAAGTCCAGTTTTGTTATTACAACTTAAAAAA
This is a stretch of genomic DNA from Acanthochromis polyacanthus isolate Apoly-LR-REF ecotype Palm Island chromosome 1, KAUST_Apoly_ChrSc, whole genome shotgun sequence. It encodes these proteins:
- the vps29 gene encoding vacuolar protein sorting-associated protein 29; amino-acid sequence: MLVLVLGDLHIPHRCNTLPAKFKKLLVPGKIQHILCTGNLCTKESYDYLKTLAGDVHIVRGDFDENLNYPEQKVVTVGQFKIGLIHGHQVIPWGDMASLALLQRQLDVDILISGHTHKFEAFENENKFYINPGSATGAYSALESNIIPSFVLMDIQASTVVTYVYQLIGDDVKVERIEYKKS